The Colletotrichum higginsianum IMI 349063 chromosome 2, whole genome shotgun sequence genome has a segment encoding these proteins:
- a CDS encoding C-x8-C-x5-C-x3-H type zinc finger protein — translation MATMEHLEDLNQFVQQLDNFRRNDIARDQMVQDLLVRHSQLQALYREKCDDYSNEVESLRMWQTKANTLAREVTSLNKANESNPFVFVIIDGDGAVFQEALLRRGAEGGAEAGYLLWTEIKNYVTDAYPEAASEDWNIIVQVVLNVDGLAKKLHASGIAPNTAADRTLLEFARGFGRAQPLFSFVDVGAGKESADHKIREMLRVMVRVIQCRHVFFGPCHDNGYLPVLEPYRLDHKVAKKFTLIETTPAEEGFKQLNFHRISFKSVFMSEKLPDRVQRPVVPTMSPPPLGPTAPAASGMIHTNSANNGASLKTAAAAAAAAAAENPQPPRSTSSPLSNGSAPHTPTSWSIVGKAPAASKTIDISSTKKTPARKYYLMNKDSQRIDEPLPRTDPVAEKRFKDRMMKEGNLCNNYHLSNACKNPECPYVHGEKLSPGELLVLKQKSRGIPCGMGSDCVDINCSLGHHCRWLRDCNFSYCRFEGYHDIDNKPRVKVFDDGSMKIIDKL, via the exons ATGGCGACCATGGAGCACCTGGAGGATCTAAACCAGTTCGTCCAGCAGCTGGATAACTTCCGTCGCAATGACATCGCTCGCGACCAAATGGTTCAG gacctcctcgtccgacaCAGCCAGCTTCAGGCGCTGTATCGCGAGAAATGCGACGATTACAGTAACGAGGTCGAATCTCTCCGTATGTGGCAGACCAAGGCCAATACTCTGGCCCGGGAAGTGACTTCTCTTAACAAGGCTAac GAGTCTAATCCGTTCGTCTTCGTGATTattgacggcgacggcgccgtcttccaggAGGCCCTGCTCAGGAgaggcgccgagggcggcgccgaggccggatACCTGCTGTGGACCGAGATTAAAAACTACGTTACTGACGCCTACcccgaggccgccagcgAGGACTGGAACATCATCGTGCAGGTCGTCCTCAACGTCGACGGGCTCGCCAAGAAGCTGCACGCCTCCGGCATCGCCcccaacaccgccgccgaccgcaCCCTGCTCGAGTTCGCACGCGGCTTCGGCCGCGCCCAGCCCCTCTTCAgcttcgtcgacgtcggcgccggcaaggagTCCGCCGACCACAAGATCCGCGAGATGCTGCGCGTCATGGTCCGCGTCATCCAGTGCCGCcacgtcttcttcggccccTGCCACGACAACGGCTACCTGCCCGTCCTCGAGCCCTACCGCCTCGACCACAAGGTCGCCAAGAAGTTCACCCTCATCGAGACCAccccggccgaggagggctTCAAGCAGCTTAACTTCCATAGGATCAGCTTTAAGTCCGTATTCATGTCCGAGAAGCTGCCGGACAGGGTCCAGCGCCCGGTCGTCCCCACCATGTCACCGCCGCCCCTTGGTCCCAccgccccggccgcctcCGGCATGATCCATACCAACTCGGCCAACAACGGCGCCTCTCTcaagaccgccgccgctgctgctgctgctgccgccgccgagaacccGCAGCCCCCGCGTTCGACTAGCAGTCCGCTCTCCAACGGCAGCGCTCCGCACACGCCTACTTCGTGGTCCATTGTTGGCAaggcgccggccgcctccaAGACGATCGACATCTCGTCCACCAAAAAGACCCCGGCCCGCAAGTACTATCTCATGAACAAGGACAGCCAGCGCATCGACGAGCCGCTGCCCCGCACCGAccccgtcgccgagaagcgGTTCAAGGACCGCATGATGAAAGAAGGCAACCTCTGCAACAATTACCACCTCAGCAACGCGTGCAAGAACCCGGAGTGCCCCTACGTCCATGGCGAGAAGCTGAGCCCGGGAGAGCTGCTCGTGCTGAAGCAGAAG TCCCGCGGTATACCGTGCGGCATGGGCTCGGATTGCGTCGATATAAACTGCTCCCTAGGACACCACTGCCGATGGCTCCGCGACTGTAACTTCAGCTACTGCCGCTTCGAGGGCTACCATGACATTGATAAC AAACCACGCGTCAAGGTCTTTGACGATGGAAGCATGAAAATCATCGACAAGCTCTAA
- a CDS encoding 2,3-dihydroxybenzoate decarboxylase has protein sequence MLGKIALEEAYEMTGQEAKSQREAALYINPSDRERYMRQISDINDERVRLSDAHGIGYTIVSLTVPGIQGIADPAEAERRATEVNDWAHAQIRDHRDRLGAFACLSMHDPVQAGRELTRCVRDLGFHGALLCDFQHAGDGGETYKFYDQPEYDAFWRVVCDLDVPVYIHPAAPADVVLDKLYAQRKYLIGPPLSFANGVSLHLMGLISNGVFDRFPGLKVIVGHLGEKLPFDFWRINHWFEDVKKPIARAEGGNNGSGGMCEKSVYDYFRRNIWVTTSGHFSTPTLRYVVDEIGADRVLFSVDYPYETIEACSAWWDGRAEEVKEAVGGVDNYRKIGRDNARDLLKLGKFHDSEAPVS, from the coding sequence ATGCTCGGAAAGATCGCTCTCGAGGAGGCCTACGAGATGACCGGCCAAGAGGCCAAGTCTCAGCGCGAGGCCGCCCTCTACATCAACCCCAGCGACCGCGAGCGCTACATGCGCCAGATCAGCGACATCAACGACGAGCGCGTCCGGCTCTCGGACGCCCACGGCATCGGCTACACCATCGTCTCCCTCACCGTCCCGGGCATCCAGGGCATCGCCGAccccgccgaggccgagcgccGCGCCACCGAGGTCAACGACTGGGCCCACGCCCAGATCAGGGACCACCGCGACCGGCTCGGCGCCTTCGCCTGCCTGTCCATGCACGACCCGGTCCAGGCCGGCCGCGAGCTGACGCGCTGCGTCCGCGACCTCGGCTTCCACGGCGCCCTGCTCTGCGACTTCCagcacgccggcgacggcggcgagacgTACAAGTTCTACGACCAGCCCGAGTACGACGCCTTCTGGCGCGTCGTCTgcgacctcgacgtccccGTCTACATCCAcccggccgcgcccgccgacgtcgtcctcgacaagctctACGCGCAGCGCAAGTACCTCATCGGCCCGCCCCTGTCCTTCGCCAACGGCGTCAGCCTGCACCTCATGGGCCTCATCTCCAACGGCGTCTTCGACCGCTTCCCGGGCCTCaaggtcatcgtcggccaCCTGGGCGAGAAGCTCCCCTTTGACTTCTGGCGCATCAACCACTGGTTCGAGGACGTCAAGAAGCCCATCGCCCGCGCCGAAGGCGGCAACAACGGGAGCGGCGGCATGTGCGAGAAGTCCGTCTACGACTACTTCCGCCGCAACATCTGGGTCACGACCTCGGGCCACTTCTCCACGCCGACGCTCCGctacgtcgtcgacgagatcggCGCCGACCGCGTCCTGTTCTCCGTCGACTACCCCTACGAGACCATCGAGGCCTGCTCCGCCTGGTGGGACGGCCgggccgaggaggtcaaggaggccgtcggcggcgtcgacaacTACCGCAAGATCGGCCGCGACAACGCCAGGGACCTGCTGAAGCTGGGCAAGTTCCACGACTCCGAAGCTCCCGTTTCGTAA